A genomic window from Punica granatum isolate Tunisia-2019 chromosome 2, ASM765513v2, whole genome shotgun sequence includes:
- the LOC116193904 gene encoding uncharacterized protein LOC116193904 produces MSSDSFFRQLATRHPVLLHAATWTLLLVLTVLASSLAPEAAFTAAISRLHGGFIRIPLEVPGEILCVPESMVGTSDFDFLLPTVFAAIAVFGSACLLRSLGLWEEIVPQAREATGGAFV; encoded by the exons ATGTCGTCGGACTCATTCTTCCGGCAGCTTGCGACCCGCCATCCGGTGCTCCTCCACGCGGCCACCTGGACCCTACTCCTGGTGCTGACAGTGTTGGCCTCGTCGCTCGCTCCCGAGGCCGCATTCACGGCTGCCATCTCTCG TCTGCACGGGGGCTTCATCAGGATCCCGCTCGAAGTCCCAGGAGAGATCCTGTGCGTGCCGGAGAGCATGGTGGGGACGTCCGACTTCGATTTCCTGCTCCCGACAGTTTTCGCCGCCATCGCCGTGTTCGGGTCAGCATGCTTGCTCAGGTCTCTGGGCTTGTGGGAAGAGATCGTGCCACAAGCCAGAGAGGCCACCGGAGGGGCATTTGTATAA
- the LOC116196340 gene encoding uncharacterized protein LOC116196340 isoform X1, translating into MNEVKANEPFLPALEAATEVYHLLKEPKNDCPSVDDVLSFNKESTKCSGIENSACEAKYGLRTEGGGMAPYITQGEDELNLGALDGILDEIDEVEDLDFANGLSDIDLAEEVSALGRGPCGGLHFGDSISDSHSPDHSGSSNGAVGTSETSTVTTTPDMKCKDETCRRRGRCACSFDLGKVDELEKDVGCLVPEPSDEDEKGAAEGSRIAVNAREKRQRKPPQRYIEESSKANSRDGHKQASAVGKDKPPLWRQPKKKRTGLVEPELEDDSSASESENIILGKKSTKSVDRRKHQRMWTVGEVTKLVDGICEFGVGHWTDIKRLSFAATAYRTPIDLRDKWRNLLRASYAQKPEKGEAEQKEKSAGRPLPKSLLRRVRELAALHPYPRKTKTRSSFFARNS; encoded by the exons ATGAACGAG GTAAAAGCAAACGAACCATTTCTTCCTGCTCTAGAAGCAGCAACTGAGGTTTATCACTTGCTCAAAGAACCGAAGAATGACTGCCCTTCAGTCGACGATGTTTTATCTTTCAACAAGGAGAGTACCAAGTGCTCAGGAATTGAAAACTCCGCCTGTGAAGCTAAGTATGGTTTGAGAACCGAAGGTG GTGGGATGGCTCCGTACATTACTCAAGGAGAAGATGAACTAAACCTTGGA GCTCTTGATGGAATTCTTGATGAAATTGATGAAGTGGAAGACCTTGATTTTGCAAATGGCCTCTCAG ATATTGATTTGGCTGAAGAAGTTTCTGCCTTGGGCCGTGGTCCATGTGGTGGACTTCATTTTGGTGATTCGATTTCAGACAGCCATTCTCCGGATCATAGCGGAAGTAGCAATGGCGCTGTTGGAACATCTGAAACATCCACAGTAACTACTACTCCAGACATGAAATGTAAAGATGAAACATGTAGGAGAAGAGGCAGATGTGCATGTTCGTTTGATTTAGGCAAGGTCGATGAGTTGGAGAAAGATGTTGGCTGTTTAGTTCCAGAACCTTCAGACGAGGATGAGAAGGGTGCTGCTGAAGGGAGCAGAATTGCTGTGAATGCCAGAGAAAAGAGACAGCGGAAGCCTCCACAGAGGTACATTGAAGAATCGTCAAAAGCAAACTCCAGAGATGGACATAAACAAGCTAGTGCTGTTGGTAAGGATAAACCTCCCCTGTGGAGACAACCTAAGAAAAAACGTACAGGTCTTGTG GAACCTGAATTAGAAGATGATTCTTCGGCATCTGAATCTGAAAATATAATCTTGGGGAAGAAATCGACGAAGAGTGTGGATAGGAGGAAGCATCAAAGAATGTGGACTGTTGGAGAAGTGACAAAATTGGTTGATGGGATCTGTGAATTCGGAGTCGGACACTGGACAGATATAAAAAGGCTTTCTTTTGCAGCAACTGCTTACAGAACTCCAATAGATCTGAGG GATAAATGGAGAAATCTTCTCAGGGCTAGTTATGCACAGAAACCCGAGAAGGGAGAG GCTGAGCAGAAGGAAAAAAGCGCAGGCCGTCCATTGCCCAAGTCTCTGCTGCGCCGAGTCCGTGAACTGGCAGCGCTTCATCCGTACCCGAGGAAGACCAAGACCAGGTCTTCCTTCTTTGCTAGGAATAGCTGA
- the LOC116196340 gene encoding uncharacterized protein LOC116196340 isoform X2 has protein sequence MAPYITQGEDELNLGALDGILDEIDEVEDLDFANGLSDIDLAEEVSALGRGPCGGLHFGDSISDSHSPDHSGSSNGAVGTSETSTVTTTPDMKCKDETCRRRGRCACSFDLGKVDELEKDVGCLVPEPSDEDEKGAAEGSRIAVNAREKRQRKPPQRYIEESSKANSRDGHKQASAVGKDKPPLWRQPKKKRTGLVEPELEDDSSASESENIILGKKSTKSVDRRKHQRMWTVGEVTKLVDGICEFGVGHWTDIKRLSFAATAYRTPIDLRDKWRNLLRASYAQKPEKGEAEQKEKSAGRPLPKSLLRRVRELAALHPYPRKTKTRSSFFARNS, from the exons ATGGCTCCGTACATTACTCAAGGAGAAGATGAACTAAACCTTGGA GCTCTTGATGGAATTCTTGATGAAATTGATGAAGTGGAAGACCTTGATTTTGCAAATGGCCTCTCAG ATATTGATTTGGCTGAAGAAGTTTCTGCCTTGGGCCGTGGTCCATGTGGTGGACTTCATTTTGGTGATTCGATTTCAGACAGCCATTCTCCGGATCATAGCGGAAGTAGCAATGGCGCTGTTGGAACATCTGAAACATCCACAGTAACTACTACTCCAGACATGAAATGTAAAGATGAAACATGTAGGAGAAGAGGCAGATGTGCATGTTCGTTTGATTTAGGCAAGGTCGATGAGTTGGAGAAAGATGTTGGCTGTTTAGTTCCAGAACCTTCAGACGAGGATGAGAAGGGTGCTGCTGAAGGGAGCAGAATTGCTGTGAATGCCAGAGAAAAGAGACAGCGGAAGCCTCCACAGAGGTACATTGAAGAATCGTCAAAAGCAAACTCCAGAGATGGACATAAACAAGCTAGTGCTGTTGGTAAGGATAAACCTCCCCTGTGGAGACAACCTAAGAAAAAACGTACAGGTCTTGTG GAACCTGAATTAGAAGATGATTCTTCGGCATCTGAATCTGAAAATATAATCTTGGGGAAGAAATCGACGAAGAGTGTGGATAGGAGGAAGCATCAAAGAATGTGGACTGTTGGAGAAGTGACAAAATTGGTTGATGGGATCTGTGAATTCGGAGTCGGACACTGGACAGATATAAAAAGGCTTTCTTTTGCAGCAACTGCTTACAGAACTCCAATAGATCTGAGG GATAAATGGAGAAATCTTCTCAGGGCTAGTTATGCACAGAAACCCGAGAAGGGAGAG GCTGAGCAGAAGGAAAAAAGCGCAGGCCGTCCATTGCCCAAGTCTCTGCTGCGCCGAGTCCGTGAACTGGCAGCGCTTCATCCGTACCCGAGGAAGACCAAGACCAGGTCTTCCTTCTTTGCTAGGAATAGCTGA
- the LOC116197343 gene encoding adenosine kinase 2: MAYEGILLGMGNPLLDISAVVDEDFLQRYDIKLNNAILAEDKHLPMYDDMSSKYNVEYIAGGATQNSIKVAQWMLQVPGATSYIGCIGKDKYGEEMKKNSKQAGVNIHYYEDETAPTGTCAVCVVGGERSLIANLSAANCYKSEHLKRPENWALVEKAKYYYIAGFFLTVSPDSIQLVAEHAAANNKVFTMNLSAPFICEFFKDALEKFLPYMDFVFGNETEARTFAKVHGWETDNVEEIALKISQWPKASGTHKRITVITQGADPVVVAEDGKVKTFPVILLPKEKLVDTNGAGDAFVGGFLSQLVQEKPIPECVRAGCYASNVIIQRSGCTYPEKPDFA; this comes from the exons ATGGCATACGAGGGCATTCTCCTGGGGATGGGCAACCCGCTCCTCGACATTTCAGCTGTCGTCGACGAAGATTTCTTGCAGAG ATATGACATCAAGCTGAACAATGCGATTCTTGCAGAGGACAAGCATCTCCCAAT GTATGATGATATGTCCAGCAAGTATAATGTGGAGTACATTGCTGGAG GTGCCACTCAAAACTCAATTAAAGTTGCTCAG TGGATGCTTCAAGTTCCAGGTGCGACCAGTTACATTGGTTGCATTGGGAAGGACAAATATGgggaggagatgaagaagaactCAAAGCAAGCTGGTGTCAAC ATTCACTATTATGAGGATGAGACTGCACCCACTGGCACCTGCGCTGTTTGTGTTGTTGGCGGTGAGAG GTCTCTTATTGCAAACTTGTCTGCTGCAAACTGCTACAAATCCGAGCACTTGAAAAGACCTGAAAATTGGGCACTGG TCGAGAAGGCCAAGTACTACTACATCGCTGGATTTTTCCTCACTGTGTCCCCCGACTCAATTCAACTTGTTGCTGAGCATGCAGCTGCCAATAACAAG GTCTTCACGATGAACCTTTCTGCTCCGTTCATTTGCGAGTTCTTCAAGGATGCCCTCGAGAAATTTTTGCC CTACATGGACTTTGTTTTCGGGAATGAGACCGAAGCAAGAACTTTCGCTAAGGTTCATGGGTGGGAG ACTGACAATGTTGAGGAGATAGCCCTTAAAATCTCCCAGTGGCCCAAGGCGTCTGGAACACACAAGAGGATCACTGTTATCACTCAGGGTGCAGACCCAGTTGTTGTTGCCGAAGATGGGAAGGTGAAGACATTCCCGGTTATATTGTTGCCAAAGGAGAAACTTGTTGATACCAACGGAGCAG GTGATGCATTTGTGGGGGGATTCCTCTCTCAGTTGGTTCAGGAGAAACCAATCCCGGAGTGCGTCAGGGCTGGGTGCTATGCATCAAACGTTATCATCCAAAGATCGGGTTGCACCTACCCGGAGAAGCCCGACTTCGCTTAA
- the LOC116196983 gene encoding isocitrate dehydrogenase [NAD] catalytic subunit 5, mitochondrial, with protein MAAQILRRVVGSRSTQILSSPANPTSVLPALARAFSSQTPIRATLFPGDGIGPEIAESVKQVFKAADVPIEWEEHYVGTEIDPRTQSFLTWESLESVRRNRVGLKGPMATPIGKGHRSLNLTLRKELNLYANVRPCYSLPGYKTRYDDVNLVTIRENTEGEYSGLEHQVVRGVVESLKIITRAASLRVAEYAFHYAKTNGRDRVSVIHKANIMQKTDGLFLKCCREVAEKYPEITYEEVVIDNCCMMLVKNPALFDVLVMPNLYGDIISDLSAGLVGGLGLTPSCNIGEGGIALAEAVHGSAPDIAGKNLANPTALLMSSVMMLRHLNFSDKAEQIQNAIVSTIAEGKYRTADLGGSSSTTEFTNAICNNL; from the exons ATGGCTGCGCAAATCCTGAGACGAGTGGTCGGAAGCCGCTCCACTCAGATCCTGTCGTCCCCTGCGAACCCTACCTCGGTCCTTCCGGCGCTCGCTAGGGCTTTCTCCTCCCAGACTCCGATCAGAGCTACCCTCTTCCCCGGCGATGGCATCGGCCCCGAGATCGCCGAGTCCGTCAAGCAG GTTTTTAAAGCTGCTGACGTGCCAATTGAGTGGGAGGAACATTATGTTGGGACTGAGATAGACCCAAGGACTCAGAGTTTCTTAACATGGGAAAGTTTGGAATCAGTTCGGCGTAATAGAGTTGGCCTGAAAGGACCTATGGCCACTCCAATTGGAAAAGGGCACCGTTCCTTGAATCTTACTCTCAGGAAAGAACTTAATTTGTATGCTAATGTTAGGCCTTGCTACAGCCTTCCCGGGTACAAAACGCGATATGATGATGTAAATCTCGTCACTATCCGGGAAAACACAGAAGGAGAGTACAGTGGACTTGAACATCAA GTTGTGAGAGGCGTTGTCGAAAGCCTTAAGATTATCACTCGTGCGGCAAGTTTAAGGGTTGCTGAGTATGCTTTTCACTATGCCAAGACCAACGGAAGGGACAGAGTTTCTGTCATTCACAAAGCTAACATCATGCAGAAAACTGATGGTCTCTTCCTAAAG TGTTGCCGTGAGGTTGCTGAGAAGTATCCTGAGATTACCTATGAGGAAGTTGTTATCGACAACTGCTGCATGATG CTTGTGAAGAATCCTGCACTTTTTGATGTGCTGGTAATGCCAAATCTTTATGGTGATATAATTAGCGACCTTTCCGCGGGGTTGGTTGGTGGCTTGGGCCTCACACCTAG TTGCAACATTGGTGAGGGGGGTATTGCCCTAGCAGAAGCTGTTCATGGCTCAGCGCCTGATATTGCCGGAAAG AACTTGGCCAACCCAACTGCGCTGCTGATGAGTTCAGTGATGATGCTGCGGCACCTGAACTTCAGTGACAAGGCCGAGCAGATCCAAAATGCCATCGTCAGCACCATTGCCGAGGGCAAGTACCGAACTGCTGATCTTGGAGGATCATCTTCGACAACCGAGTTTACCAACGCGATCTGCAATAATCTCTGA